In Methanosarcina barkeri MS, a single window of DNA contains:
- a CDS encoding glycine betaine ABC transporter substrate-binding protein → MTNTKFNLNVKKLGSVLAICLMIGLALLAAGCSEKGNETAGGTETPTATETSEFSEPVKIGYVLWDGEIASTNVMQQVLKKAGYKNVEITAVDAGPLYQELADGQFDFTTSAWLPYTHKHYWEVYGDKLDSVQTNLEGCKIGLVVPSYVPINSI, encoded by the coding sequence TTGACCAATACAAAGTTTAATTTGAACGTAAAGAAACTTGGATCTGTTCTGGCAATCTGCCTGATGATAGGGCTTGCCCTTCTTGCAGCAGGTTGTTCCGAAAAGGGAAACGAAACTGCGGGAGGAACGGAAACTCCTACAGCAACAGAAACATCCGAGTTCAGTGAGCCTGTAAAGATAGGATATGTCTTATGGGACGGTGAGATTGCAAGTACTAATGTTATGCAACAGGTGCTTAAAAAAGCAGGATATAAAAATGTGGAAATAACTGCAGTTGATGCAGGTCCACTTTATCAGGAACTTGCTGATGGGCAGTTTGATTTCACTACTTCGGCATGGCTTCCCTATACCCACAAGCATTACTGGGAAGTTTACGGTGATAAGCTTGATTCTGTCCAGACAAACCTTGAAGGTTGTAAAATCGGGCTTGTTGTTCCCTCTTACGTACCCATCAATTCTATTTAG
- the carB gene encoding carbamoyl-phosphate synthase large subunit, translating into MPKREDIKKVLLIGSGPITIGQAAEFDFSGSQACRSLKEEGIKVVLVNSNPATIMTDPEMADSVYIEPLDAKIVSKIIEKERPDGIIAGIGGQTGLNITSELAEKGVFEKYGVKILGTPVEAIKNTEDRELFKETMIKIGEKVPLSRAVNSLKEAESVVDELGLPLIVRPAYTLGGAGGGIARTKEELLDITERGLRRSRINQVLIEESVLGWAEIEYEVMRDANDTCIVICNMENIDPMGVHTGESAVVAPSQTLSDAEHQMLRSASIKIIRALKIEGGCNIQYALKEGDYRVVEVNPRVSRSSALASKATGYPIARVTAKIAIGMKLDEIINNVTKSTPASFEPALDYVITKIPRWPFDKFTTADKTLTTAMKSTGEVMAIGRTVEESLLKAFKSLDIDNQLGNKHWDEPETKTLLKTPTSERLFVIFDALEKGMSVKEIFELSSINPFFISKIKSIVDMEKRIRAEELTPELLLEAKKMGFPDTRLAELTGSTRQEISDLRHKAGILATFKMVDTCAAEFEAATPYYYSTYEDSCETNATTDKKKILILGAGPIRIGQGIEFDYCTVHAVTALREEGIETHIINNNPETVSTDFDTSDKLFFEPLTLEYVMNVIEREKPDGVLVQFGGQTSVNLAIPLKQELKRRTDLNTVILGTDPDDMDLAEDREKFYILMQKLGVPQPEGGYATSQKEAIEVAKRIGFPVLVRPSYVLGGRAMEIVYDEMDLERYMKEAVRVSHEHPILIDDFLEAASEIDVDAVCDQKDVIIGAIMEHIEEAGVHSGDSACVIPPQSLSPEVLDQVRDYTRKIALALRVKGLINIQMAEKGGKVYVLEANPRSSRTIPFVSKAVGIPLAKIAAKVIVGHSLKSLGYMDEPKPKHVSIKEVLLPFDKLPGADPVLGPEMKSTGEVMGIDYDFGRAYYKAELAADNVLPLTGKVFLSIRNADKTELVDVAKKLQAAGLELMGTEGTVNYLAQHGVFMDVVKKVHDGSPNVIDMMRRDEVNLIINTPTSKQSRRDGSRIRRAAVDFKVPYITTMQAAIAAAAAIETMKKGEELTIKSINEYHKEMEEENKV; encoded by the coding sequence ATGCCAAAACGCGAGGACATAAAGAAGGTTTTGCTTATCGGCTCAGGGCCAATTACTATAGGACAGGCTGCGGAATTCGACTTTTCAGGCAGCCAGGCTTGCAGGTCCTTAAAAGAAGAAGGGATAAAGGTTGTCCTTGTAAACTCAAACCCTGCAACCATAATGACCGATCCTGAAATGGCTGATTCGGTCTATATTGAGCCCCTTGACGCCAAGATAGTATCAAAAATTATTGAAAAAGAACGTCCGGACGGGATTATTGCAGGTATTGGAGGTCAGACTGGCCTTAATATTACCAGTGAACTTGCAGAAAAGGGTGTTTTTGAAAAATACGGGGTTAAGATTCTGGGAACCCCTGTTGAAGCCATTAAAAATACCGAAGACAGGGAACTCTTCAAAGAGACAATGATCAAGATAGGAGAAAAGGTTCCTTTAAGCCGGGCAGTTAATTCTTTAAAAGAAGCCGAAAGTGTTGTTGATGAACTTGGCCTTCCTCTCATTGTCCGTCCGGCATACACTCTTGGAGGAGCAGGGGGCGGAATTGCACGCACAAAAGAAGAGTTGCTTGATATTACGGAACGTGGGCTCAGGCGCAGCCGCATCAACCAGGTGCTCATTGAAGAAAGTGTGCTTGGCTGGGCAGAGATCGAGTATGAGGTAATGAGAGATGCAAATGATACCTGCATCGTGATCTGTAACATGGAAAATATTGACCCCATGGGAGTGCATACCGGAGAATCGGCAGTTGTTGCTCCTTCCCAGACTTTAAGCGATGCTGAGCATCAGATGCTCAGGAGTGCCTCAATCAAGATTATCCGAGCTCTCAAGATCGAGGGAGGGTGCAATATCCAGTACGCCTTAAAAGAAGGCGATTACCGCGTTGTTGAGGTAAATCCAAGGGTTTCAAGGTCATCAGCCCTTGCATCAAAAGCTACAGGCTATCCAATTGCCCGCGTAACTGCAAAAATTGCAATTGGAATGAAGCTTGATGAGATCATAAACAATGTTACTAAGAGCACTCCTGCTTCTTTTGAACCTGCTCTGGACTACGTAATTACCAAAATTCCCAGGTGGCCTTTTGACAAGTTCACAACTGCAGACAAGACCCTGACTACAGCCATGAAAAGTACGGGAGAAGTCATGGCAATTGGCAGGACTGTTGAAGAATCCCTGCTGAAGGCTTTTAAGTCCCTGGATATCGACAACCAGTTAGGAAATAAGCACTGGGACGAGCCTGAAACTAAAACTCTCCTCAAGACCCCTACAAGCGAACGTCTTTTTGTTATCTTCGATGCACTTGAGAAGGGTATGTCGGTAAAAGAAATTTTCGAGCTTTCGAGTATCAACCCATTCTTTATCTCAAAGATAAAAAGTATCGTGGATATGGAAAAGCGCATCAGGGCAGAAGAACTCACTCCTGAACTCCTGCTTGAAGCAAAAAAGATGGGCTTCCCTGATACTCGCCTTGCCGAACTGACTGGAAGTACCAGGCAGGAAATAAGTGACCTCAGACATAAAGCCGGAATTCTGGCTACCTTCAAGATGGTAGATACCTGTGCAGCCGAGTTTGAGGCAGCTACTCCTTATTATTATTCTACTTACGAGGACTCCTGCGAGACAAATGCCACCACAGATAAGAAGAAGATTCTTATTCTTGGTGCAGGCCCGATAAGGATCGGACAGGGAATTGAGTTCGATTACTGTACTGTGCATGCAGTCACTGCGCTTCGGGAAGAAGGCATAGAAACTCATATTATCAATAACAACCCCGAAACCGTATCTACAGACTTTGATACCTCAGACAAGCTCTTTTTTGAACCTCTTACTCTTGAGTATGTGATGAACGTAATCGAGCGTGAGAAGCCTGATGGAGTCCTTGTGCAGTTCGGAGGACAAACCTCGGTAAACCTTGCAATTCCACTCAAGCAGGAATTGAAGCGCAGGACCGACCTTAATACCGTGATCCTGGGAACAGACCCTGATGACATGGACCTTGCCGAAGACAGGGAAAAGTTCTATATCCTTATGCAGAAGCTTGGCGTTCCACAGCCTGAAGGCGGGTATGCAACTTCCCAGAAGGAAGCAATTGAGGTTGCAAAGAGGATCGGCTTCCCTGTGCTTGTGCGTCCTTCCTATGTGCTTGGCGGGCGGGCAATGGAAATCGTATACGATGAAATGGACCTTGAACGCTATATGAAAGAGGCAGTCAGGGTCTCTCACGAACACCCAATACTGATTGATGATTTCCTTGAGGCAGCTTCTGAAATCGATGTGGATGCAGTCTGCGACCAGAAAGACGTAATTATCGGCGCAATAATGGAGCACATCGAGGAAGCAGGTGTTCACTCCGGAGATTCGGCCTGTGTAATTCCACCACAGAGTCTCTCGCCTGAGGTTCTTGACCAGGTAAGGGACTATACCCGCAAGATAGCTCTTGCTCTCAGGGTCAAAGGGCTGATTAACATACAGATGGCAGAGAAAGGCGGGAAGGTCTATGTGCTTGAAGCAAACCCCCGTTCAAGCAGGACAATTCCTTTTGTTTCAAAAGCCGTTGGAATCCCGCTTGCAAAGATTGCAGCTAAGGTAATTGTAGGACACAGCTTAAAGAGCCTGGGCTACATGGACGAGCCAAAACCCAAACATGTTTCGATTAAGGAAGTCCTCTTGCCTTTCGATAAATTACCAGGTGCAGATCCTGTCCTCGGCCCGGAGATGAAGAGTACTGGCGAGGTAATGGGAATTGACTACGACTTCGGAAGGGCATATTATAAGGCAGAGCTTGCAGCCGATAATGTGCTGCCTCTTACAGGAAAAGTTTTCCTTTCCATAAGGAATGCAGACAAAACCGAACTTGTGGACGTTGCAAAGAAACTGCAGGCAGCAGGCCTTGAACTTATGGGCACAGAGGGTACTGTAAACTATCTTGCACAGCACGGGGTCTTCATGGATGTGGTGAAAAAGGTCCATGACGGAAGTCCGAATGTCATAGATATGATGCGCAGGGACGAGGTTAACCTTATCATCAATACCCCGACAAGCAAACAGTCCCGCAGGGATGGTTCAAGGATCAGGCGGGCTGCTGTTGATTTCAAGGTCCCGTACATCACCACAATGCAGGCCGCAATAGCCGCAGCCGCTGCCATAGAGACTATGAAGAAGGGAGAGGAACTTACAATTAAATCCATCAACGAGTACCACAAAGAGATGGAAGAGGAAAACAAAGTCTAA
- a CDS encoding argininosuccinate synthase, translating into MAKKVALAYSGGLDTSVCIPILKEKYGYDEVVTISVDVGQPEEEIKRADAKAEKISNKHYTIDAKEEFVKDYVFPLIKANGSYEGYVMGTSIARPLIAKKVVEAARKEGAVALAHGCTGKGNDQLRFEAVFRQTDMDVIAPMREMNLTREWEIDYAKEHGIPVEVTKSKPWSVDENIWSRSIEGGRLEDPSFVPPEEIFEWTTSPEKAPEQPRVVDIGFEAGVPVSLDGEKMSGYALVKKMNEIAGENGVGRTDMIEDRVLGLKARENYEHPAATVLLAAHADLEKLVLTRSELKFKKIVDDQWSELAYYGLVDEPLYADLNAFIDKSQERVTGIVKVRLYKGALTILARSSPNALYSEDLVSFDSQTIDQKDSEGFAKYHGFQARMYRKVMDKQ; encoded by the coding sequence ATGGCAAAGAAAGTTGCACTTGCATATTCAGGAGGGCTTGACACCTCGGTGTGCATCCCTATCCTTAAGGAAAAGTACGGATACGACGAAGTAGTTACGATTTCAGTCGATGTAGGCCAGCCTGAAGAGGAAATCAAGCGGGCAGACGCAAAAGCAGAGAAGATCAGCAACAAGCATTATACGATCGATGCAAAGGAAGAGTTCGTTAAAGATTACGTCTTCCCACTGATCAAAGCCAACGGAAGTTACGAAGGCTATGTAATGGGAACTTCAATTGCCCGCCCGTTGATCGCGAAAAAAGTGGTCGAGGCTGCCAGGAAAGAAGGAGCAGTAGCCCTTGCCCACGGCTGCACAGGAAAAGGCAATGACCAGCTCCGTTTCGAGGCCGTTTTCCGCCAGACCGACATGGATGTTATTGCCCCGATGCGGGAGATGAACCTGACCCGCGAGTGGGAAATCGACTACGCAAAAGAGCACGGAATCCCGGTGGAAGTCACAAAGTCCAAGCCCTGGAGCGTTGACGAAAACATCTGGAGCCGCAGTATCGAAGGCGGCAGGCTTGAAGACCCTTCGTTTGTCCCGCCGGAAGAGATCTTCGAGTGGACAACCTCGCCTGAAAAAGCCCCTGAACAGCCCAGGGTTGTTGACATCGGCTTTGAAGCAGGTGTTCCGGTTTCCCTTGACGGCGAAAAAATGAGCGGCTACGCCCTTGTGAAGAAAATGAATGAAATTGCAGGCGAAAACGGCGTTGGTCGAACTGATATGATTGAAGACCGCGTGCTCGGCTTAAAAGCCCGCGAGAACTACGAACACCCGGCTGCAACCGTTCTTCTGGCAGCCCACGCCGACCTTGAGAAACTCGTCCTGACCCGCAGCGAACTCAAGTTCAAGAAGATCGTGGACGACCAGTGGTCTGAACTTGCCTATTACGGGCTTGTGGACGAGCCGCTTTATGCCGATCTGAACGCCTTTATCGACAAGTCCCAGGAAAGAGTTACAGGTATAGTGAAAGTCAGGCTCTACAAAGGCGCCCTCACGATCCTTGCCCGCAGCTCACCGAATGCCCTCTATTCTGAAGACCTGGTTTCGTTTGACAGCCAGACCATTGACCAGAAGGACTCAGAAGGGTTTGCGAAGTATCACGGGTTCCAGGCCAGGATGTATAGGAAGGTAATGGATAAGCAGTAA
- a CDS encoding quaternary amine ABC transporter ATP-binding protein, whose translation MNKKIKLEVRNITKVFGKNPQRVISLLKEGFSKSEIFDKTKQTVGLNNVNFEVYEGEIFVIMGLSGSGKSTLLRCLNRLVEPTAGEILIDGQNITQMNAEELRDVRRTKIGMVFQNFALLPHKNVLDNVAYGLEIQGIPKEKRFSKALVSIENVGLKGYEHSRITQLSGGMKQRVGLARALANDPEILLMDEAFSALDPLIRNEMQDELIALEDRVQKTIIFVSHDLNEALKLGDRIAIMKDGEVVQIGTPEEILTEPANSYVSRFVSGVDRSKILTAESVMKRPEPLVSINSGPRVAIQLMKDYGISSIYVVEGKNRHLKGILMIDDALEALRGGKSLEAAMFPEAPRVTPDRPLSEVISLIAGSQYPLAVVNDSGKLLGIIVRGNVLGALAMAGENGQAEASKEKNPEKRNSEERSVSEKTFEGKPAEKTVLIGKNEGEAGPPSKSLGVPNVQNSIDNGTASESVPINNETASESVPINNETASESVPINNETASEAVPAELTAKESLRSDSEQEPEVKTC comes from the coding sequence ATGAACAAAAAAATAAAACTTGAAGTTCGAAATATTACCAAGGTCTTTGGTAAAAATCCTCAGAGAGTAATCTCCCTTCTAAAAGAAGGCTTCTCCAAAAGTGAAATTTTTGACAAAACAAAACAGACTGTTGGGCTCAACAACGTCAATTTCGAAGTCTACGAAGGAGAGATCTTCGTCATAATGGGACTTTCAGGTTCAGGTAAGTCTACTCTTTTACGCTGCTTAAACCGCCTTGTCGAGCCAACTGCGGGAGAAATCCTGATAGATGGGCAGAACATCACGCAGATGAATGCGGAAGAACTGCGTGATGTTCGCAGAACCAAGATTGGTATGGTATTTCAAAACTTCGCCCTACTTCCCCATAAAAACGTGCTTGATAACGTTGCTTACGGGCTTGAGATCCAGGGAATTCCTAAAGAAAAACGCTTCTCTAAGGCGCTTGTATCCATAGAAAACGTGGGCCTAAAAGGCTATGAACATAGCAGAATAACCCAGTTGAGTGGAGGCATGAAGCAGAGAGTGGGGCTTGCAAGAGCGCTTGCCAATGATCCTGAGATCCTGCTCATGGACGAAGCTTTCAGTGCCCTTGATCCACTTATCAGGAACGAGATGCAAGACGAGCTGATTGCCCTTGAGGATAGGGTGCAAAAAACAATTATCTTTGTCTCCCATGACCTGAATGAAGCCCTGAAACTCGGAGACCGCATTGCCATCATGAAAGACGGTGAAGTAGTCCAGATAGGGACTCCTGAAGAGATCCTGACCGAACCTGCAAATTCCTATGTTTCAAGGTTCGTTTCAGGTGTTGACAGGTCTAAAATCCTTACCGCTGAATCGGTTATGAAACGGCCTGAACCGCTAGTGTCTATCAATTCCGGGCCCAGGGTTGCTATTCAGTTGATGAAAGATTATGGGATTTCCTCGATTTATGTAGTTGAAGGAAAGAACAGGCATCTGAAAGGCATACTTATGATAGATGATGCACTTGAAGCCCTTAGGGGTGGGAAGAGCCTTGAAGCAGCAATGTTTCCTGAGGCCCCACGTGTCACCCCAGATAGACCTCTTAGTGAGGTGATTTCCTTGATTGCAGGAAGCCAGTACCCCCTTGCTGTGGTCAATGATTCAGGAAAACTGCTTGGGATTATAGTCCGGGGCAATGTACTTGGTGCTCTTGCAATGGCTGGAGAAAACGGGCAGGCTGAGGCCTCCAAAGAAAAAAATCCAGAAAAAAGGAACTCAGAAGAAAGAAGCGTTTCAGAGAAAACTTTTGAAGGAAAGCCTGCTGAGAAAACTGTCCTGATAGGTAAAAATGAAGGAGAAGCCGGACCCCCATCAAAAAGTTTAGGAGTTCCGAATGTCCAGAATAGTATAGACAACGGAACTGCCAGTGAGTCTGTGCCAATTAACAATGAAACTGCCAGTGAGTCTGTGCCAATTAACAATGAAACTGCCAGTGAGTCTGTGCCAATTAACAATGAAACTGCCAGTGAAGCTGTACCCGCCGAACTGACTGCTAAAGAATCTCTCAGGTCTGACTCAGAGCAGGAGCCGGAGGTGAAAACATGCTGA
- a CDS encoding tetratricopeptide repeat protein codes for MAEGIKRKMADLFLWFNETKQAFESGNPASLFGVYALLIVSIVLTWKDIWLPKYRLKFLILSLFGFITIELWSFGLLNGLTLYFVLVLLGSLTLVFYYSSRKLLWPCSLVDCEVSNFLMANEPEKAEQMLYYYRRYFLDSTGKYSYNIQKAAIAAAKGNMRSSVEILFKIDEKTLNEDETLRLELIKVNYYSQLGDFDRAKQTVEYLSKIYEISGKYLIQVYLIQALSAEVEGDLKKSSELLLKAINICSDDTDVYYQVALNNMGRIRKLEGNYTDSLYYYQRKLKAVKYSRNRTSIHIAYQNVIGSLTLDHKLDEANKKIQEYHSFIDSKNPNDLLEYYNCLLEHYRQTDDRYNLSKILEELREKMYPNISRKEQLMFDISELRIRWNSKLLSQVFLNQIESQYTEYSDFSPVEKFKCFMEIHHILQDLSETGLLGDHVNLYNTNKENIRIIIPGLENYLYTIPEYCISEKCETMWNIVRAKTCNVDYDRDEVLRMLKDIKKTYSEHGNFIGAFNIGLDICDEACGQKRYEEMWEFTQLAIDEIQRLYGHPVATPAFLRIAYYAYIAGKVEISRKYIGLYEKTGNHISHYSDWIQNYYYAVKQELDKIDYLQKT; via the coding sequence GTGGCTGAAGGGATAAAGAGAAAAATGGCAGATTTGTTTTTATGGTTCAACGAAACTAAACAGGCTTTTGAAAGTGGAAACCCGGCATCATTATTTGGGGTATATGCTCTTTTAATAGTTTCAATAGTGCTAACATGGAAAGATATATGGTTACCCAAATATAGACTGAAATTTTTAATATTGTCTCTTTTTGGCTTTATTACTATAGAATTATGGAGTTTTGGTTTGCTTAATGGACTAACGCTTTATTTCGTATTAGTACTACTTGGAAGCCTTACATTAGTGTTCTATTACTCTTCTCGTAAACTTTTATGGCCATGTTCTTTAGTTGATTGTGAAGTTTCCAATTTTCTCATGGCTAATGAACCCGAAAAAGCAGAACAAATGCTGTACTATTATAGGCGATATTTCTTGGATTCAACGGGAAAATATTCATATAATATTCAGAAAGCAGCCATTGCTGCAGCAAAAGGTAACATGAGAAGTTCAGTAGAAATTCTCTTTAAAATTGATGAAAAAACACTTAATGAGGATGAGACTCTGCGTCTTGAACTAATAAAAGTAAATTATTATTCACAGTTGGGGGACTTTGATAGGGCAAAACAAACTGTGGAATATCTTTCTAAAATTTATGAAATTTCGGGGAAATACTTGATTCAAGTATATCTCATTCAGGCATTATCTGCAGAAGTTGAAGGAGATCTCAAGAAATCATCAGAGCTTCTTCTAAAAGCTATTAACATCTGTTCAGACGATACAGATGTATATTATCAAGTTGCACTAAATAATATGGGGAGAATTCGAAAGTTGGAAGGAAATTATACAGACTCTTTATATTATTATCAAAGAAAACTTAAGGCAGTAAAGTATTCGAGAAATAGAACATCAATCCACATTGCATATCAAAACGTTATCGGTTCACTTACTTTGGATCATAAATTAGACGAAGCAAATAAAAAAATTCAAGAGTATCACTCTTTTATTGATTCCAAAAATCCAAATGACTTATTAGAATACTATAACTGTCTCCTAGAACACTATAGGCAAACAGATGATCGCTACAACTTGTCTAAAATATTAGAGGAATTAAGGGAAAAAATGTATCCAAATATTTCACGAAAAGAACAGCTTATGTTTGATATATCCGAGTTGAGAATAAGATGGAATAGTAAATTATTGTCTCAAGTGTTTCTAAACCAGATAGAATCCCAATATACTGAGTATTCGGATTTTTCACCAGTGGAAAAATTCAAATGTTTCATGGAAATACACCATATCCTGCAAGATTTGAGCGAAACAGGATTATTGGGTGATCATGTAAACCTGTATAATACAAATAAGGAAAATATTCGAATCATCATACCTGGGCTGGAAAACTATCTCTACACAATTCCAGAGTATTGCATTTCAGAGAAATGTGAGACTATGTGGAATATAGTAAGAGCAAAGACGTGTAACGTTGATTATGATAGAGATGAAGTCCTTAGAATGCTCAAGGACATCAAAAAGACATACTCAGAACACGGGAATTTTATTGGAGCTTTTAATATTGGATTAGATATTTGTGATGAAGCTTGTGGGCAGAAGAGATATGAAGAAATGTGGGAGTTCACTCAGTTAGCAATAGATGAAATTCAACGACTTTACGGTCATCCGGTTGCAACTCCCGCATTTTTAAGAATTGCATACTATGCATATATCGCTGGAAAAGTGGAAATTTCTAGAAAATATATAGGGTTGTATGAAAAAACTGGTAATCATATTTCCCACTATTCAGATTGGATTCAAAATTATTATTATGCGGTCAAGCAAGAATTAGACAAAATTGATTATTTACAAAAGACTTGA
- the carA gene encoding glutamine-hydrolyzing carbamoyl-phosphate synthase small subunit, producing MKAVLGLEDGTVIKGTGFGAEGTACGELVFTTQFTGYEEALTDPSYKGQILMFTYPLIGNYGVSGERAQSDNMHAEGLVVREACKKPYHYKSSRSIHKFLEDEGKPGIEGVDTRMLTIRAREHGTMRAALIAGSDDGEEAVDIARNSPQLTDEELISLVTCKEPYFIPGAEGAWKGSSKRKHAVIVDLGIKRNIINNLHKRGIDLTLVPATIKPSEIANYEPDLLFISNGPGDPEKATDAINAVKAFAGTIPVCGICFGHQIISLAMGAKTYKLKFGHRGGNQPVKDLIENKIFITSQNHGYAVDADSLDGTGLYVKYLNANDKTVEGVSHKDLDIFSVQFHPEAQAGPMDTEETFFGKVVKVLGGEI from the coding sequence ATGAAAGCAGTACTAGGCTTAGAAGACGGAACAGTTATTAAGGGCACCGGTTTTGGTGCCGAAGGCACAGCTTGCGGCGAACTTGTTTTTACCACTCAATTCACGGGATATGAGGAGGCCCTAACAGATCCTTCTTACAAGGGTCAGATTTTAATGTTCACTTATCCCCTTATCGGAAACTACGGTGTCAGCGGGGAGCGCGCCCAGTCCGATAACATGCATGCGGAAGGGCTTGTTGTAAGAGAGGCCTGCAAAAAGCCCTATCATTATAAATCATCCCGTTCAATTCATAAATTTTTAGAGGATGAAGGGAAGCCAGGAATTGAAGGCGTGGATACTCGGATGCTCACCATCAGGGCAAGGGAACACGGAACCATGAGGGCAGCCCTTATCGCAGGCAGCGATGACGGAGAAGAGGCTGTTGATATAGCAAGAAACTCTCCCCAGCTCACGGATGAGGAACTTATCTCCCTTGTAACCTGTAAAGAGCCATATTTCATTCCCGGAGCAGAAGGCGCCTGGAAAGGCAGCAGTAAACGCAAACATGCGGTTATAGTCGACCTCGGGATTAAGCGCAATATCATAAACAACCTTCATAAGCGGGGAATTGACCTTACTCTGGTTCCTGCAACTATAAAACCCTCGGAAATTGCAAATTACGAACCTGACCTCCTTTTTATCTCAAATGGACCAGGAGACCCGGAAAAAGCAACGGATGCGATCAATGCCGTAAAGGCTTTTGCAGGCACAATTCCGGTTTGCGGGATTTGTTTCGGGCACCAGATTATTTCCCTTGCTATGGGAGCAAAAACCTACAAGTTAAAATTCGGGCACAGAGGAGGAAACCAGCCAGTAAAGGACCTGATTGAAAACAAGATTTTCATAACCTCCCAGAACCATGGGTATGCCGTTGATGCTGATTCCCTTGACGGCACGGGGCTTTATGTAAAGTACCTGAATGCAAATGACAAAACCGTAGAAGGGGTTTCTCACAAAGACCTGGATATTTTCAGTGTACAGTTCCATCCTGAAGCCCAGGCAGGGCCTATGGATACCGAGGAGACGTTCTTTGGCAAGGTTGTAAAGGTCCTCGGAGGTGAGATTTAA
- a CDS encoding ABC transporter permease: MLTFRLPIGDTVELAVDWIEANFGSFLDIISKQLDFLISSLKNALLFLPPELFIAGIFLLAYFVGKRNIKLAAGTAIGFFLIENMGLWTLSMETLALVLSSTLLALIIGIPLGILSAKNTTLSRILKPVLDFMQTMPPFVYLIPALLFFGLGNVPSMIATIVFSMPPAIRLTNLGIRQVPKELTEVADSFGSTSWQKLSKVELPVALPTIMAGVNQCIMLSLSMVVIAAMIGARGLGYQVLLGIQRIDIGMGFESGLAIVIIAVFLDRITQHLSPR; the protein is encoded by the coding sequence ATGCTGACCTTCCGGTTACCTATTGGAGATACTGTTGAACTTGCTGTGGACTGGATTGAAGCAAACTTCGGTTCGTTTCTGGACATTATAAGCAAGCAACTTGATTTCCTGATCTCGAGTTTAAAAAATGCGCTTCTTTTCCTGCCTCCAGAACTTTTTATCGCTGGGATTTTCCTGCTAGCATACTTTGTAGGAAAACGCAACATAAAACTTGCAGCCGGGACTGCAATTGGCTTTTTCCTTATCGAAAACATGGGGCTCTGGACGCTCTCAATGGAGACACTTGCTCTTGTGCTTTCGTCTACCCTGCTTGCACTTATTATCGGGATTCCGCTGGGGATTCTTTCTGCAAAAAACACTACGCTTTCCCGTATTTTAAAGCCTGTACTCGACTTTATGCAGACCATGCCGCCTTTTGTGTACCTGATCCCTGCACTCCTATTCTTTGGGCTTGGAAATGTGCCCAGTATGATTGCAACTATTGTGTTTTCAATGCCACCTGCAATAAGGCTCACAAACCTTGGAATAAGGCAGGTTCCAAAAGAACTTACCGAAGTTGCAGATTCCTTTGGCTCCACGAGCTGGCAGAAACTTTCCAAGGTTGAACTGCCTGTAGCGCTCCCGACCATAATGGCTGGGGTCAACCAGTGCATTATGCTCTCCCTTTCGATGGTTGTAATCGCAGCCATGATCGGAGCCCGGGGTCTTGGGTACCAGGTCCTTCTGGGTATCCAGCGTATTGACATTGGCATGGGCTTTGAATCAGGGCTTGCGATTGTCATAATCGCAGTTTTTCTGGACCGGATTACCCAGCATCTAAGCCCCAGGTAA